Genomic window (Vigna radiata var. radiata cultivar VC1973A chromosome 1, Vradiata_ver6, whole genome shotgun sequence):
CCTTCGCATCCTCCATCACTTCTTTTTCCTTGGCAGAGCAATAACAAACAACCTTCTGAAAAGAGTGTGTATGTATATGCATATGcctttgtatttgattttgggTGCTGGCTACTCCCACGTTTTGCCATCATTCTCGCCAAAAGAAATatagttatataaattaaagagaaataattaaGTGGTAGAAAAattcatacattaaaaaaaagaaaaaataaacaaaacctaataaaaatatctaaaaacttattatttataaatttattgttttaaactatcaaattaaaatatcttatttagttttgagatttagataaatttaaatgattattttatatcttataaaaaatatgtttgttagttaaggaaaattaaacatatttaattagttaatgaatttaactttaaattgtaattttattatataagcaaacaattaagtttatttaaattttttacaaaagtctgattaaaatgtttgtatatagttatttgattaattaaaaaattttagatCTTCAATTTATTAGAAgttaattgcattttttatattcaaaataaatatttcttttttttctaaaggtTTATGGATTGGCTTAGTCCATGTgacttttagaaatattttggtCTCGTGTACTTTTTCAATGGGGGCTTTTTTCGACCTTAtaaatttttgggttaaatatgtttttagtccttatattttggggcaattttagttttagtccattttcaaactatggtacaatttagtccttcaattttagaaaactctagttttagtcttttttaccaatttttttactttatttgttgtttcaaacacgtttcattatagcatttggattgtttacactgtttgacacattttgcttcaatgttaactaagaaacatgcttgaaacaacaaataagttaaaaaaaattgataaaaaagactaaaaccagagttttctaaagttgaaggactaaattgtaccatagtttgaaaatggactaaaaccaaaatcactccaaagtatagggactaaaaacatatttaaccctaaatttttTGTCCTATTCCACGTGGATCAAGGTCAAACCTATTAAAAATACACACCAAAATGTTTCATGGGAGGACAAAAGGAGTGCATTggtttctttaataaaaattgtttcttttacaaaattttcttttttacaagcAAAATAGTTACTTCAAACAAGAATAgcaaagttaaaaaaagtagGATTAAAAAAGCTTACTTAAGGCCTAAgtgattttatattggttcacatCAAAGgatgatttttaaaagaattattaactAATAACTACCAAATAACTATAACTTACAAATGAATGAGTAAAGTAAAGATCACCTCTCTTAAACACATAAGAGATTATCAACACTTCTTTTTGACAGACAAATAAACAACTTATCATTACAACAACAAATGTGTACTCACTTAGACACACTAATGGAAACACTTTGTTTTAGCAACACAAGAGTTTAGAAGATCACACTTAAAGTATGAAGAGTTTCTTAGAACAAgcacaaaacttttcaaaaagaTTAAGTAACTTCAAAAGTGCTTAGAAGCAATGTATTTATAGACCCAAGTATGAAATTaggtaagaaattaaaaaaattatatgcaaTTGTggttgataatcaattatctaaaatgataattgattatttgtgaacattttcaaaaattatttttcttgagataatcgattatctcaagtgataatgagttatttttaagtcttttcAGAAGTTTTTTTTAAACGATCAATTATATCGAACCTTGCCAATTTTGAGTTTGATTGATAATTAATATCctaaatgataatcaattattttagtatgtttttgaaatatactTTTTGTTTGAAACCACTTAAACCTATTATGCATTATTCTATGCTAAGTCAATAAACTTAcaaaatctttaatttaatcAACTTATTAAGTAACAAATTCTTCTAATCTTCAAAtacttcatcatcaaaaattcTTTGACTTCCATTCTTTCTTGTTgctaacaaaatcaataaagatggaacaaattattatttctacAAATAGTATAGAAACAAGAGTGAAAACACATaagaatcaaaagaaaaaaacacaaatgaaaataactcaaaattttaaaacgtatcaaaaaaataaatatggataaTAACATACGTGTACACTCTGAAATTACAAAAACTCAACATTTGAGATACCTATAAACAATATAAGTATGgataataagataaatttattagtttcttgttttttaaatttataatatataacaaggTAAAACGGGGATTTTAAAAGTTACGGGGACACAGACAGAAATTGTAGGGGTGCAGGAAGCAGTCCATGTGAGATTAGAAAAGCGCTCAACCCCGAACGACACCGTTCAACTTCTAAACCCTAGCAGACACTCTATATTAAAGTCTCTGCCACCCAAAATTTAGGGTTTCTTCCTTGGGGCAATTTCAGACCATTATCACGTTCTTCAGAGAATTCCAAAGCCACCATGGTTGCTGCCAAGAAGACTGTAATATCTCACACTATGTCTTTCCTATCTCTCATccattataataattgttttttatagtGTTAttggtttctgattttttttttgtttttttgttttttttttgcagaagAAGACCCATGAGAGTATCAACAACAGGCTCGCTCTTGTGATGAAGAGTGGCAAATATACTTTGGGATATAAAACGGTTCTCAAATCCCTCAGGAGCTCCAAAGGTGTTATTCTAGCTTTTCTTTTGAATTCCCAGTTGATCTATATGATCTGATATGATTGTTGTTCTTTTCTGAAGATTTATCACTTGGATTGAATTAATAGTTCTGCtgaaagtttgatttttttatttttttattttgcaatattgaagaaaaattgaattttcttttgtcCTGCATTGTTGGGTTTTAGGGGGTTGAATTGTTTTCTTAGGAATTATGAAATCTGCCCTTGTGCGTGGGATAATTTATCAACagcacaaaaaaaattgttttaacatTTCATATACCTTATCATGCAGGAAAATTGATTATCATTGCCAACAATTGCCCACCATTGAGGAAGTCTGAAATTGAGTACTATGCTATGTTGGCGAAGGTTGGAGTTCACCATTACAACGGGAGTAAGTTCTAACCTAAACAATTTGTGTGCCATCTTATGATAATTATGAGCATTTAGACAAGGGAAattttgtatgttgatgattgaaTGGAACTGAGAAACTTCAAGCGATTACGTGCCTAAGTACTCTTGCTATcacttttcatttaaattatttggtttgGCACAATCATGCACAGTTGATGCTCTATTTTCATTTAGTACTCAAGGGTATGTTTGATTATGAGGACTCCTCATTCATTTTAGTTCGCCTCACCCGTGTTCTCCCTCTCTACCTgcgcgcacacacacacacatgaaCCCTCAATTTGTATGCAAGTTTTGGTAACGTGAACTTGACAATGTTATTCTTAATCTGAAATTGGTGTGATAGGTTCAAAGCAGAGATAATTGCTTTCATATGCTGAAATGGACCCATCTGTATCTGTGAATCCTATTGTAATGGGTTGGTTTGACtagataatttttaaactatgttTGCTTTATGGATTGATTGTTATGGTTTCTGCTATACAATAGTTCCATCCTACCTCATGGAATGTCTATCTGTCAAAAGGCCACCaagttttgtatatttttattgcTTCGGTGTTGTCACCATAGTGTCAGTAGACATGCAGAAGCTAATCAATCATATTTCCGTCTATTAACCGCCCATGGCAAATTGTTCTTGTTTCTGTAGACAATGTGGATTTGGGCACCGCATGTGGCAAATATTACAGAGTTTGCTGCCTTAGCATTATTGATCCTGGTACTGTCTAGTTAATACTTAATTCATATTTGGAACTAATTGTATGCACGGTGTTTTCtaactttgttattattttcaggTGATTCGGATATCATCAAGACAATGCCCACCGAGCAGTAGAGTTGTATTAACCCCTTTTTTTGTCCTTAAAacttttgattgtttgatatttgTTCCTGTTTGTTCAGACTTGTCTTGAAGAAATTTTAATATAGGCTGAACTCTTTGGGTATTTGAGCTTTTAAGAAATTGtctacataatttatttttttcgtgATGGTATCAAATTTTGGTTCAGTATTTTCCTTTTGGTTCAAtctagtcttttttttttcttctgaagcATTTAGATccatatatatgtgtgtttgtgatACATAATAATGTAAAACGGTTATAAATCATACTAAAATTGTGCAAAGTGCAGATATTTTTgtatctaaattataaatttgatttcaatagatatttatttcataatggTGGTAGGATGCGTGGATACGGGAAAAGCTAATAAACTTTTCGGAGGTGAAcagaaaatttaattatataaaatatctaattattattaaataaatctaatgtggTAACCAAAAAACAAATCCATTAAGATTTAGTTAATCTGTTACAAAGAAGTTAATGTTCGTCCCAAAATACTAATATAAGAATGATGGCACAAAGTTCGTGTTGAATTTTTCTAAACTGAAAATGATTAGgaattattttgatttacttATATACGGTTTTTGCTTTcgcattataataaatttttgattatttgaaatgaatgttttatggaaattttatgaaatttttttataacagtgGCATTATGTTAGGGGTGTTACACCCATCCTCTCTTAAACTCTTACTCTCTTAGCCTCTCATTTCTCCCACCATCCCTCTCATCTAACTTTCCTTTTTCTCCAATCCCTCTTTCCCTTAGCCATCACCTCCACCATTTTATCTTTCTTCATTCGTGCCATGAtgcttctcttcttttcctttttccttttgatGTTTATCAAACAAGGAGAGAAAATACTAAACCAAAAAGATATTACATTCAGGGGAGAATTGTAATAATTGGATATTGCActgaaaatgttttaaaatgcTTTTATGTTGAAATATTAAAGTATCTATGCTTACAATTTataataaggataatgatatttagacaatattttttaacaacatttcaacattgattacgtgtcaatctgtgattgatccaaaattacttcacaataatgtttatgattattattattgattgtggagtaattttggaccaatcacagattgacacgtaatcagtgttgaaatgttgtctaaatatcattataattagatggtttaaaccatttagttgttcctatttttgggaggttttcCATTTTGATTCCCGTGTTAttagaatccccaattgagtctctataagtgctaatttcaatcaattaagcccctgccgttaaatttagttaacgggttaacttttttgcacagcaggaaggatgacctgttaatttctgtaaacgtgacctatttagagttgaaacgtggtatgaattagagttgaaattgattgaaattagcacttatgggactcaattcatgccatgtttcaactctaaataggccacgtttatagaaattaacatgtcatcctCCCAGTTatgtaaaaaagttaatctcgttaactaaatttaacggcaggggcttaattgattgaaattagcacttataggaaCTCAATTGGGAATTCGTACAAGACAGgaatcaaaatggaaaaatctCCCGAAAATAAGGACAACTAAATGATTTAAACCTAATTAGATTTGATATTTGTGCTGTGATACATGAACACTTATGATTATTTACGTTTACTTCCACTTTGATACACAAGGCTCTGACAACTTATTATTAATGCTCTAATATATAAGTTTATGttacacatattttaaataaaagagttaTGTTTTGCTTTGATACATATTGTACACAAATGATTTATCACTTATGatattcatattttgttttaatctttaGTAAAATGATAATCTTCTAATGCTACAAATAACATTTGCTCTAATAATATTTGGCTCTGATAGtgttaaacaatatattttgattactgAAAAAAGACAATCCGATGATATATTTACTTGCTCTgataaatatctaataattatatattcccTCTAATAATTCTTTGGACTCTGATACAGGTGTATGATATTTACAACCTTATGCTCTAATATAAATCTTGATAAAAATAGTACAAAGGATAACtgttattcttaaaaaaacatatttgttttgaatctttttacaaaatatatttgcaCTCTCAtacaatgttttgaaaatatttttaagattatttcATTTAACATGTATATTTGTTAAGcataaaaaaagggaaagatTATTAAGACAAAATCATCTAAAGAATAAACCacttaaacaattcaaattttaaagtttaacgaaaaatattaaacaaaatattactgCCGGAGAATGTTCCTTCAACAAGTTGATGAATCTCCATGAAGATAGCATGAAGTAGCAGAAGTAATTAttgaagaagagatgaagatgcTTAAAGTTGCGATTTCAATGAGATTTATACGGTTTTTAAGGACCAGAAAACAATAGTCAGAATCAATTATGGAGAATTAAACATAATCCTGGGAACCACTTGTTGTGTAATGCCGTCCTATAATCAGAATCAGCATAAAAACAGTTTTCTAATCTAGACCTACATCAAGATATACTTACTTGACAGCAGTTATGTTGAGTGTCTTATCTTCACTTTATTTGACtgtagaatttattttttgctCTTCTACATGATTGTGTAGTGAAAATACTCGCACAGTCGAGGTACAATACAATTTGAAATTATTGGAACAATACAATCAGTTAGTGTTCTAGAACATGGAGTGGTTGCCGTGGGAAATTGATTGTCAACTCTTTCATCTGGCTGTAGAATAACAGTCAACTTGCTATCGTTTATATCGTCAAATCTCTCACCTGGCTGCAGAGTAACAATCAACGTGCGAAATCCATTTATGTTAGTTGCAGAATAACAGTCAACGAACGTTTATGTGGTCAACTCTCTCACCTGGCTGCAAAATAAGTTATTCTACAGCCAGGTGAAAGAGTTGACCATATAAACGATCGTTGACTATTATTCTGCAGCCACGTGAGAGAGTTGTTAACATAGATGAATTTCGCACGTTGACAGTTACTCTGCAGCCACGTGAGAGAATTGACGATATAAACAATAACAAGACTGTTTATTCTGCAGCCAGATGAGAGAGTTGACAATCAATTCCCCACGCCAACCACTCCATGTCCTAGAACACTGATTGTATTGTTCCGCTCTCAACTTCTACCATTTCTTCAGATTTCCCTTTTCCCTTGTCCTGTCTTGCTCCAGTCCCAGATTCTACTTCTTTCTCTTCAGATATACCTGCTACTCTCGCTTCACTTTCCTTCACCTCTTGTAGTTTCTCAGCCTCGCTCTTACCTTCTGCAACTTCTTTAGGTGCCTCCACCGCTTCCTCGTTCCTATTCAGTTTTAGGAGGTTTAATAGAGCtacatcttcttcttcatctgttggaatttaagagtattagagacaattttTAGATTcttgaagagttacaattattcatgaaaagttaccattcatgaagagttacaattattaatGAGGAGTtatcattcatgaaaagttacaagcattcatgaagagttaccattcatgaagaattacaattattcatgaagagtgttattcatgaaaacttacaatatttcatgaagaaatgtaactaatcagaatctggtatctcttggattgatgcctgatcaacatctatataaagggatccTGTGCTCTACTGGAATTCATTCagtcattctcttaacacacaaatcaattcttgagaatcatattcttgtttaaacggtaatactaagagtgagtatcaTTGTTGTTATTCTTCTTTGTATTTCAAAAGCGGATTTCGTGATCCCCTCcactcttataagggacgaaatattgcttttaggaaaATGTGTACTCACGCCTAAAAGATTATATCAAGtttacattgttgttcatcttgtttccctaagtcattggaaaattgttccaacatcatcatcattttccaaCACCGTGTTCAAAATCGGGATCGGCGAGTGATAACTCTctaattttgcatatttttcttttgttagaaGCTCTTGTTAGtctattttagtctttaatttNNNNNNNNNNNNNNNNNNNNNNNNNNNNNNNNNNNNNNNNNNNNNNNNNNNNNNNNNNNNNNNNNNNNNNNNNNNNNNNNNNNNNNNNNNNNNNNNNNNNNNNNNNNNNNNNNNNNNNNNNNNNNNNNNNNNNNNNNNNNNNNNNNNNNNNNNNNNNNNNNNNNNNNNNNNNNNNNNNNNNNNNNNNNNNNNNNNNNNNNNNNNNNNNNNNNNNNNNNNNNNNNNNNNNNNNNNNNNNNNNNNNNNNNNNNNNNNNNNNNNNNNNNNNNNNNNNNNNNNNNNNNNNNNNNNNNNNNNNNNNNNNNNNNNNNNNNNNNNNNNNNNNNNNNNNNNNNNNNNNNNNNNNNNNNNNNNNNNNNNNNNNNNNNNNNNNNNNNNNNNNNNNNNNNNNNNNNNNNNNNNNNNNNNNNNNNNNNNNNNNNNNNNNNNNNNNNNNNNNNNNNNNNNNNNNNNNNNNNNNNNNNNNNNNNNNNNNNNNNNNNNNNNNNNNNNNNNNNNNNNNNNNNNNNNNNNNNNNNNNNNNNNNNNNNNNNNNNNNNNNNNNNNNNNNNNNNNNNNNNNNNNNNNNNNNNNNNNNNNNNNNNNNNNNNNNNNNNNNNNNNNNNNNNNNNNNNNNNNNNNNNNNNNNNNNNNNNNNNNNNNNNNNNNNNNNNNNNNNNNNNNNNNNNNNNNNNNNNNNNNNNNNNNNNNNNNNNNNNNNNNNNNNNNNNNNNNNNNNNNNNNNNNNNNNNNNNNNNNNNNNNNNNNNNNNNNNNNNNNNNNNNNNNNNNNNNNNNNNNNNNNNNNNNNNNNNNNNNNNNNNNNNNNNNNNNNNNNNNNNNNNNNNNNNNNNNNNNNNNNNNNNNNNNNNNNNNNNNNNNNNNNNNNNNNNNNNNNNNNNNNNNNNNNNNNNNNNNNNNNNNNNNNNNNNNNNNNNNNNNNNNNNNNNNNNNNNNNNNNNNN
Coding sequences:
- the LOC106765964 gene encoding 60S ribosomal protein L30; translation: MVAAKKTKKTHESINNRLALVMKSGKYTLGYKTVLKSLRSSKGKLIIIANNCPPLRKSEIEYYAMLAKVGVHHYNGNNVDLGTACGKYYRVCCLSIIDPGDSDIIKTMPTEQ